The Saccharopolyspora gloriosae genome window below encodes:
- a CDS encoding pyridoxal phosphate-dependent aminotransferase has translation MRTPALTSRLRPFTSTIFAEITELARKTGAVNLGQGFPDTDGPAGMLRAAQQAIADGVNQYPPGAGEPDLRAAISEHRQAHYGIEYDPDGEILVTVGATEAITASMLALLEPGDEVVLIEPYYDSYPVAVAMAGGVRRTVGLRQGPDHRFELDLDALRAAAGPRTRALVLNSPHNPTGTVLTDAELHAIAEVCREHDLIAITDEVYEHLLFDGRAHTPLATLPGMAERTVTISSVGKSFSATGWKIGWACGPAELIGAIRAAKQFLTFVGGAPFQPAVAHALRNELDWVRGLRDDLQRKRDRLSKGLTEAGLDVLASEGTYFICADVRPLGFTDGAELCRALPERVGVAAIPVQVFCDDPEPVRHLVRFAFCKQDEVLDEAIRRLHGLA, from the coding sequence GTGCGTACTCCCGCCCTCACCTCCCGGTTGCGCCCGTTCACGTCGACGATCTTCGCCGAGATCACCGAGCTGGCCCGCAAGACGGGAGCGGTCAACCTCGGCCAAGGTTTCCCCGACACCGACGGTCCCGCGGGCATGCTCCGAGCCGCGCAGCAGGCGATCGCCGACGGGGTCAACCAGTACCCGCCCGGCGCGGGCGAACCGGATCTGCGGGCCGCGATCTCCGAGCACCGGCAGGCGCACTACGGCATCGAGTACGACCCGGACGGCGAGATCCTGGTGACCGTCGGCGCCACCGAGGCCATCACCGCCTCGATGCTGGCGCTGCTGGAACCGGGTGACGAGGTCGTGCTCATCGAGCCCTACTACGACTCGTACCCGGTGGCCGTCGCCATGGCGGGCGGGGTGCGCCGCACCGTCGGGCTCCGGCAAGGACCCGATCACCGGTTCGAGCTGGACCTGGACGCCCTGCGCGCCGCCGCGGGTCCGCGGACCCGCGCGCTGGTGCTGAACTCGCCGCACAACCCGACCGGCACGGTGCTCACCGACGCCGAGCTCCACGCGATCGCCGAGGTCTGCCGCGAGCACGACCTGATCGCCATCACCGACGAGGTCTACGAGCACCTGCTCTTCGACGGACGGGCGCACACCCCGCTGGCCACGCTGCCGGGCATGGCCGAGCGCACCGTGACGATCTCCAGCGTCGGCAAGAGCTTCAGCGCCACCGGGTGGAAGATCGGCTGGGCGTGCGGGCCCGCGGAGCTCATCGGTGCGATCCGCGCCGCGAAGCAGTTCCTCACCTTCGTCGGCGGCGCCCCGTTCCAGCCCGCCGTGGCGCACGCGCTGCGCAACGAACTGGACTGGGTCCGGGGCCTGCGCGACGACCTGCAACGCAAGCGGGACCGGCTGTCCAAGGGCCTCACCGAGGCCGGCCTGGACGTGCTGGCCTCCGAAGGCACCTACTTCATCTGCGCGGACGTCCGGCCGCTCGGGTTCACCGACGGCGCCGAGCTGTGCCGGGCGCTGCCGGAGCGGGTCGGCGTCGCGGCGATCCCCGTGCAGGTGTTCTGCGACGATCCGGAACCGGTGCGGCACCTGGTGCGCTTCGCGTTCTGCAAGCAGGACGAAGTGCTCGACGAAGCGATCCGCCGCTTGCACGGCCTCGCCTGA
- a CDS encoding DUF445 domain-containing protein, producing MKAVAGGLLLAATVIYVIARWQENAGAAAWVGYVRAAAEAGMVGALADWFAVTALFRRPLGLPIPHTAIIPTRKDALGRNLGAFVGENFLAEPVVRDKLGRAEIGARVGTWLDDEAHAERVTSELATAVRGAVQVLRDDDVQAVLEQSVLRKVLDQQWGPPLGRILSQVFADGTHHKLVDLICDRAYDWARDNHDTVLRVVSQRAPSWSPRFFDGMVADKIYAEVLSFAWAVKTDPDHQMRKAVDRFLVDFAHDLQHDPKTMERAEQIKQQVIEHPEVQNLVGSAWSTAKRMLLDAAEDPSSELRLRVRDGLRGFGRRLATEPELRGKVDGWVEGAAVYVVSHYRTEITTLITDTVERWDAEETSRKIELQVGRDLQFIRINGTVVGALAGLVIYTVSQLLL from the coding sequence ATGAAGGCCGTCGCGGGCGGGCTGCTGCTCGCGGCCACGGTGATCTACGTGATCGCCCGCTGGCAGGAGAACGCCGGTGCCGCCGCGTGGGTCGGCTACGTCCGGGCCGCGGCCGAAGCGGGCATGGTCGGTGCGCTGGCGGACTGGTTCGCGGTGACGGCGCTGTTCCGGCGCCCGCTGGGGCTGCCGATCCCGCACACCGCGATCATCCCGACCCGCAAGGACGCGCTGGGCCGCAACCTCGGCGCCTTCGTCGGGGAGAACTTCCTGGCCGAGCCGGTGGTGCGGGACAAGCTGGGCCGCGCCGAGATCGGCGCCCGCGTCGGCACCTGGCTCGACGACGAGGCCCACGCCGAGCGGGTCACCTCGGAGCTGGCCACCGCGGTGCGCGGCGCCGTGCAGGTGCTGCGCGACGACGACGTGCAGGCCGTGCTGGAGCAGTCGGTGCTGCGCAAGGTCCTGGACCAGCAGTGGGGACCGCCGCTGGGGCGGATCCTGTCGCAGGTGTTCGCCGACGGCACCCACCACAAGCTGGTCGACCTCATCTGCGATCGGGCCTACGACTGGGCGCGGGACAACCACGACACCGTGCTGCGCGTGGTGAGCCAGCGCGCCCCGTCCTGGTCGCCGCGGTTCTTCGACGGCATGGTCGCCGACAAGATCTACGCGGAGGTGCTGTCGTTCGCGTGGGCGGTGAAGACCGACCCGGACCACCAGATGCGCAAGGCCGTGGACCGGTTCCTGGTCGACTTCGCCCACGACCTGCAGCACGACCCGAAGACCATGGAGCGCGCCGAGCAGATCAAGCAGCAGGTGATCGAGCACCCGGAGGTGCAGAACCTCGTCGGCTCGGCCTGGAGCACAGCCAAGAGGATGCTGCTGGACGCCGCGGAGGACCCGTCCAGCGAGCTGCGGCTGCGGGTGCGCGACGGCCTGCGCGGTTTCGGGCGCAGGCTGGCGACGGAGCCGGAGCTGCGCGGCAAGGTGGACGGCTGGGTGGAGGGCGCGGCCGTCTACGTGGTGTCGCACTACCGCACCGAGATCACCACCCTGATCACGGACACCGTGGAGCGCTGGGACGCGGAGGAGACCTCCCGCAAGATCGAGCTCCAGGTGGGCCGGGACCTGCAGTTCATCCGCATCAACGGCACCGTCGTGGGCGCCCTGGCCGGGCTGGTGATCTACACGGTGTCCCAGCTGCTGCTGTGA
- a CDS encoding CGNR zinc finger domain-containing protein has translation MVFVNSRAVADRVPANHAADQDAERDVELVLAFLNTCDAEADTDVLDSADQWREWSTGRGLGVAGERGAARRIRDAMRGAVSYDPSAPAPVDTITWPVPVVLHDGVPVLGGHDALGTVLAASVHLVHTGHWNRIKICPADDCLWAFYDRSRNKSRTWCSMRVCGNREKARSWRERHATES, from the coding sequence ATGGTGTTCGTGAACAGCAGAGCCGTCGCTGACCGAGTCCCTGCGAACCACGCCGCGGACCAGGACGCCGAGCGCGACGTCGAGCTGGTGCTGGCCTTCCTCAACACCTGCGACGCCGAAGCCGACACGGACGTCCTGGACTCCGCCGACCAGTGGCGGGAGTGGTCCACCGGACGCGGTCTGGGAGTAGCGGGCGAACGCGGCGCGGCGCGGCGCATCCGCGACGCCATGCGCGGCGCCGTGTCCTACGACCCGTCCGCACCCGCACCCGTCGACACGATCACCTGGCCGGTGCCCGTGGTCCTGCACGACGGCGTGCCGGTGCTCGGCGGGCACGACGCGCTCGGCACCGTGCTGGCCGCGTCCGTGCACCTGGTGCACACCGGCCACTGGAACCGGATCAAGATCTGCCCGGCGGACGACTGCCTGTGGGCGTTCTACGACCGCTCGCGCAACAAGTCCCGCACGTGGTGCTCGATGCGGGTCTGCGGGAACCGGGAGAAGGCCCGCTCCTGGCGCGAACGGCACGCCACCGAGAGCTGA
- a CDS encoding VOC family protein — protein MSTAAPLSIAAFAIDTPDPRALAEFYGRLLGWEIDEAEAEPDWVELADPAGGPPLAFQLDPHFVPPTWPDRTRPQMMHVDVRVATLEEGHERAVGAGARLLPQPPDRQGVNWRVYADPDGHPFCVCAQQ, from the coding sequence ATGAGTACCGCAGCACCGTTGTCGATCGCGGCGTTCGCGATCGACACCCCCGATCCGCGTGCGCTCGCCGAGTTCTACGGGCGCTTGCTGGGCTGGGAGATCGACGAGGCCGAGGCGGAGCCCGACTGGGTGGAGCTGGCCGACCCGGCGGGCGGTCCGCCGCTGGCCTTCCAGCTCGATCCGCACTTCGTTCCGCCGACCTGGCCGGACCGGACGCGGCCGCAGATGATGCACGTCGACGTGCGGGTGGCGACCTTGGAGGAGGGGCACGAGCGCGCTGTGGGTGCCGGGGCGCGGCTGCTGCCGCAGCCACCGGATCGGCAGGGGGTGAACTGGCGCGTCTACGCCGATCCCGACGGTCATCCGTTCTGCGTGTGCGCGCAGCAGTGA
- a CDS encoding helix-turn-helix domain-containing protein, with product MERVDKTVNKAVNQAVSDLGGYIRAQRSNAQISLRELAKSAGVSNPYLSQIERGLRKPSAEILQQIAKALRISAEALYVQAGILEQREGGPVVDAIIADPDLGERQKQVLLDIYASFRREHDGLADGPDQHRTDSPDEE from the coding sequence ATGGAGCGGGTGGACAAGACCGTCAACAAGGCCGTGAACCAAGCGGTCAGCGACCTCGGCGGTTACATCCGGGCGCAACGCAGCAACGCCCAGATCTCGCTTCGCGAGCTCGCCAAGAGCGCGGGGGTGTCCAACCCCTACCTCAGCCAGATCGAGCGCGGCCTGCGCAAGCCGAGCGCGGAGATCCTCCAGCAGATCGCCAAGGCGCTGCGCATCTCCGCGGAGGCGCTCTACGTGCAGGCCGGGATCCTGGAGCAGCGCGAGGGCGGCCCGGTGGTGGACGCCATCATCGCCGACCCCGATCTGGGCGAGCGGCAGAAGCAGGTCCTGCTCGACATCTACGCCTCGTTCCGGCGCGAACACGACGGCCTCGCCGACGGGCCGGACCAGCACCGCACCGATTCCCCCGATGAGGAGTGA
- a CDS encoding DUF2516 family protein: MELSFSGPPELLLQFWILKVIWLAGLPLGLYAFVHALLQRADAFTAVGKLSKPAWLGITGAGLVMLAVFTSGPITIIWLAGLVGVLVYLLDVRPKVTDVQRGSSW; this comes from the coding sequence GTGGAGTTGTCATTCAGCGGTCCGCCGGAGTTGCTGCTGCAGTTCTGGATTCTGAAGGTCATCTGGCTGGCCGGTCTGCCGCTCGGGCTGTACGCCTTCGTGCACGCGCTGCTGCAGCGGGCCGACGCGTTCACCGCGGTCGGCAAACTGTCCAAGCCCGCGTGGCTGGGCATCACCGGCGCCGGGCTGGTGATGCTGGCGGTGTTCACCAGCGGGCCGATCACGATCATCTGGTTGGCGGGGCTGGTGGGCGTCCTGGTCTACCTGCTCGACGTGCGCCCGAAGGTCACCGACGTGCAGCGGGGCAGCTCCTGGTAG
- a CDS encoding alpha/beta fold hydrolase: protein MAPAAGALPSGARWRSYGRGEPITLVAHGLGATPGEARIPASGLPGTRVVLTFAGHGEAADPPAGYWDHGVLAADVLAAADATGATRAVGVSLGTGALTRAVATLPDRFERLALLLPAVVDGAREVSSAWALERLAEAVDAAESDGGAALRERVAGEFPPGVDLGEHLDLRVAALRRLGPALHALADRPVLDDAAALSSVRADVLVVTGTDDPLHPVSAARRTAAAIPGARLEVLPSVAPMFTHRRELRALLGDFLGS from the coding sequence GTGGCGCCCGCTGCCGGCGCGCTTCCTTCCGGTGCCCGGTGGCGTTCCTACGGCAGGGGCGAGCCGATCACGCTGGTGGCGCACGGCCTGGGCGCGACGCCGGGTGAGGCACGCATCCCCGCCTCGGGGTTGCCGGGCACGCGCGTCGTGCTCACCTTCGCGGGCCACGGCGAGGCGGCCGACCCGCCTGCGGGGTATTGGGATCACGGCGTGCTGGCCGCGGACGTGCTGGCCGCGGCGGATGCCACCGGCGCCACTCGCGCGGTCGGCGTCTCGTTGGGAACGGGTGCGCTGACGAGGGCGGTCGCGACCCTCCCGGACCGGTTCGAACGGCTCGCGCTGCTGCTGCCCGCCGTGGTGGACGGAGCGCGCGAGGTGTCCTCGGCGTGGGCGCTGGAGCGGCTGGCCGAGGCGGTCGACGCGGCGGAGTCCGACGGCGGTGCCGCGCTGCGCGAGCGGGTGGCCGGTGAGTTCCCTCCCGGCGTGGACCTGGGCGAACACCTCGACCTCCGGGTGGCCGCGCTGCGCAGGCTCGGCCCGGCGCTGCACGCCTTGGCGGACCGGCCGGTCCTCGACGACGCCGCCGCGTTGAGCTCGGTGCGGGCGGACGTGCTGGTCGTGACCGGTACCGACGATCCGCTGCACCCGGTGTCCGCCGCGCGGCGGACCGCCGCAGCGATCCCCGGAGCCCGGCTGGAAGTGCTGCCGTCGGTGGCTCCGATGTTCACGCACCGGCGCGAACTGCGGGCGCTGCTGGGCGACTTCCTGGGCAGCTGA
- a CDS encoding YbaK/EbsC family protein, whose translation MADWSLAAGTLAVAPAPDRPELLADPVRDAVTAFPPVEASLVGVAEIDPEFADTAAFCARYGSPPELSANCVIVAGKRGGEVRYAACLVLATARADVNGVVKRRLDVRKASFAAMDEAVRLTSMEFGGITPFGLPAQWPVLVDQAVASAPALVVGSGLRRSKIIVSGALLSALPAAEVLDGLGREIPAD comes from the coding sequence ATGGCTGATTGGTCGCTCGCCGCGGGAACGCTCGCGGTGGCCCCCGCGCCGGACCGTCCCGAGCTGCTCGCCGATCCCGTGCGCGACGCGGTGACCGCGTTCCCGCCGGTGGAGGCGTCGCTGGTCGGGGTCGCCGAGATCGACCCGGAGTTCGCCGACACCGCGGCGTTCTGCGCGCGGTACGGATCGCCGCCCGAGCTGTCGGCGAACTGCGTGATCGTCGCGGGCAAGCGCGGCGGGGAGGTCCGGTACGCGGCGTGCCTGGTGCTCGCGACGGCGCGCGCCGACGTCAACGGCGTGGTCAAGCGCCGCCTCGACGTGCGCAAGGCGTCGTTCGCGGCGATGGACGAGGCCGTGCGGCTGACGTCGATGGAGTTCGGCGGGATCACGCCGTTCGGGCTGCCCGCGCAGTGGCCGGTCCTGGTGGATCAGGCCGTGGCGTCCGCTCCTGCCCTGGTCGTCGGAAGCGGCCTGCGCCGATCCAAGATCATCGTCTCGGGTGCGTTGCTGTCCGCGCTGCCCGCGGCGGAGGTCCTGGACGGCTTGGGCCGGGAGATCCCGGCGGACTGA
- the purU gene encoding formyltetrahydrofolate deformylase, with protein sequence MPSRFVITLGCPDRTGIVARIASFLAEWGGWIVEAGYHTDPETGWFFTRQEVRADSLPFGVAELRERFARVADELGSTNWRVSDTSERRRVVLLVSKEGHCLHDLLGRVASGELDVDLRAVIGNHPRLRAITEAHGVPFHHVPFPSGTDQDAEDGAFHEVRALVEGHDPHAIVLARFMRIVPPEVCEEWAGRALNIHHSFLPSFAGARPYHQAYARGVKLVGATCHYVTPELDAGPIIEQDVTRVDHTDAATDMVRKGRDIEKIVLARGLRAHLEDRVLVHDKRTVVF encoded by the coding sequence GTGCCCTCTCGATTCGTCATCACCCTCGGTTGCCCGGACCGCACCGGGATCGTGGCGCGCATCGCCTCGTTCCTCGCCGAATGGGGCGGTTGGATCGTGGAAGCCGGGTACCACACCGATCCGGAGACCGGCTGGTTCTTCACCCGCCAAGAGGTGCGCGCCGACTCGTTGCCGTTCGGCGTCGCGGAGCTCCGGGAGCGCTTCGCCCGCGTCGCCGACGAGCTGGGCAGCACGAACTGGCGGGTGAGCGACACCTCCGAGCGGCGCCGGGTCGTGCTGCTGGTCTCCAAGGAAGGGCACTGCCTGCACGACCTGCTCGGGCGCGTCGCGTCCGGGGAGCTCGACGTGGACCTGCGGGCCGTCATCGGGAACCATCCGAGGTTGCGCGCGATCACCGAGGCGCACGGGGTGCCGTTCCACCACGTGCCGTTCCCCTCCGGAACCGACCAGGACGCCGAGGACGGCGCGTTCCACGAGGTCCGGGCGCTGGTCGAGGGCCACGACCCGCACGCGATCGTGCTGGCCCGGTTCATGCGGATCGTGCCGCCCGAGGTGTGCGAGGAGTGGGCGGGCCGGGCGCTGAACATCCACCACAGCTTCCTGCCCTCGTTCGCGGGCGCCCGCCCGTACCACCAGGCGTACGCGCGCGGTGTGAAGCTCGTCGGGGCGACCTGCCACTACGTCACCCCGGAGCTGGACGCGGGGCCGATCATCGAGCAGGACGTGACGCGGGTCGATCACACCGACGCGGCCACCGACATGGTCCGCAAGGGTCGCGACATCGAGAAGATCGTGCTGGCCCGCGGGCTGCGCGCGCACCTGGAGGACCGCGTCCTCGTGCACGACAAGCGCACGGTCGTGTTCTGA